The Algoriphagus halophilus genome window below encodes:
- a CDS encoding FAD-dependent oxidoreductase, giving the protein MSHRLTPLQEKKAKSLNFLRSKKASKKIPSSYKLSLEKLAKLEEKLHGKVVYPWSKGYNKDRQEFDDLYPTYPKLIVYSLSFTDIRKCLTFAKSENLQVAIRSSGHSLACFSVCDGMVIDLSLMKSIHVDKDQLIADVESGANFGDLYPKIEQYNLHTPTGDCPTVCPSGFMMGGGYSITSRMYGMGCDNVKEVKVMLADGKIVIANEEKNKDLFWAIRGGTGGNFGVLLNTKLKLHPLETIFGVQMRWPIEKDPALAAKVLFTIQESYLKPGKLPQLGIETIISSNDNKEKMVFFCATWIGSEKDFMDALKPLLDISGFSMDSYQGKYSKVNNLVLEGTPDIPEDVMAFSRSTYIDKPLGYNHWYDILKFFYKHAPNQYTMIDMEAYGGNVSLIPEDNCAFIHRNVTMDFFTEAFFNKETHDRGASEKWVNDLFEFMKPLANGRSYQNYPYRGQEDFRTAYWGKYYNQLVQIKKKYDPDNFFWYQQSIGPDLIEDPNQVTLFENCAIEYEAY; this is encoded by the coding sequence AGTCCCTAAATTTTTTAAGGAGCAAAAAGGCTTCAAAAAAGATTCCTTCCAGCTATAAATTATCATTGGAAAAACTAGCCAAACTGGAAGAGAAACTTCATGGAAAAGTAGTATATCCTTGGTCCAAGGGATATAATAAAGATCGTCAGGAGTTTGATGATTTATACCCTACTTACCCTAAACTAATTGTCTATTCACTTTCTTTCACGGACATCAGGAAATGCCTGACTTTTGCAAAATCAGAAAATCTTCAGGTGGCTATTAGGTCAAGCGGGCATAGCTTAGCTTGTTTTTCTGTCTGTGATGGAATGGTGATCGATTTGAGTCTGATGAAGTCTATCCATGTAGACAAAGATCAATTAATTGCCGATGTAGAATCAGGAGCAAATTTCGGGGATCTCTACCCCAAAATTGAACAATACAACCTTCATACACCTACTGGGGATTGTCCTACGGTATGTCCATCAGGATTTATGATGGGAGGAGGTTACAGTATAACCTCCAGAATGTACGGCATGGGATGCGATAATGTAAAGGAGGTCAAAGTAATGCTGGCTGACGGAAAAATTGTCATTGCAAACGAAGAAAAAAACAAAGATTTGTTTTGGGCAATTCGAGGAGGAACCGGTGGAAATTTCGGAGTCTTATTAAATACAAAATTGAAGCTCCATCCCCTTGAAACCATTTTTGGGGTTCAAATGAGATGGCCCATCGAGAAAGACCCTGCTCTTGCAGCCAAGGTTCTATTTACGATTCAGGAATCTTATTTAAAACCCGGCAAACTCCCCCAGCTGGGGATTGAAACGATCATTTCAAGTAATGACAATAAGGAGAAAATGGTCTTTTTCTGCGCGACTTGGATAGGATCCGAAAAAGATTTTATGGATGCTTTAAAGCCATTATTGGATATCTCTGGGTTTTCCATGGATTCCTATCAAGGAAAGTATTCCAAGGTCAACAATCTAGTTTTAGAAGGCACTCCTGATATACCGGAAGATGTGATGGCATTTAGTAGAAGTACCTATATCGATAAGCCATTAGGCTACAATCACTGGTATGACATTCTTAAATTTTTCTACAAACATGCGCCAAATCAATACACCATGATTGACATGGAAGCCTATGGTGGAAACGTAAGTCTAATTCCTGAAGATAACTGTGCATTTATTCATAGAAATGTCACCATGGATTTCTTTACGGAGGCATTTTTCAATAAAGAAACCCATGACAGGGGAGCTAGTGAAAAATGGGTCAATGATCTGTTTGAATTTATGAAACCACTAGCAAATGGTCGCTCCTATCAAAACTACCCATACAGGGGACAAGAGGATTTCAGAACTGCCTATTGGGGCAAATATTACAACCAACTAGTTCAAATTAAGAAAAAATATGATCCAGATAATTTCTTTTGGTATCAACAATCCATTGGGCCTGATTTAATAGAGGATCCAAATCAAGTCACATTATTCGAAAATTGCGCTATTGAATATGAAGCTTATTAA